The following is a genomic window from Antechinus flavipes isolate AdamAnt ecotype Samford, QLD, Australia chromosome 3, AdamAnt_v2, whole genome shotgun sequence.
GGGGGCGGGGTAGTTTAGAGACCACTGAGCAGCGGCTCCATCCCCGGGGCCACCGAGCCGAGCCTTCATCCTCGGGGGGCGGGTGGAGGCGGGGACATGACACCCCCTCCGGGGGAGGTCCCCCCCTCCTCGGCCGAGGTTCTGGGGCCAGACTTCGGGCCCCGCTACCTGCACATCTTGGCAACCACCGACCCAACAAGCCAACTCGCCCGCCTCAAACAAGTGCCCGCCGGGTCCGTGCCGGGCGGGGGGCGGCTCCAGAGACAAGGGAAAGGCTTTGCGAAGCAGCGCGCCGGCCCTCCCGAAGACCACAGTCAACTCACCCGCCTTCTGCCTTCCCGTTAATCCTTCTTTCTGCCGCCCCTGCTAACTGGCAACTCAGGGGCACCCGGGGTTCCCGAGCGGAGCTGGCGgaacctcctcctcctcctcctcctcttcctcctcctcctgcagtCCTCTGCTACACTTGCAAGACCACTGCTTTCCCTGCCTCCCCAACAAAAAAGGAGGGAGCAGCCCGGGGAGAGAGGGGACCTTCTGTCCTCCACAAACGAGTCCCCGAGCCCTGTAGCGGTGGGGAGGACTGGGGGGCCGCTGCTGCCACTGCCCCGGCTGCCGCCACAAGCTACTTTCCCATTCAAATCTCGGGCCGCCCTGGCTCCGGCACCCCGCCCCCCACCTCGTTGCCCCGAAGCTCCCGAGGAAACCAGGAACTGGAGTCCCAGAGAACGGAACGGAGTTCCGGGAGCAGGAGACAGAGGGCAAAGGACTGGGGGCTGGAGGCAGGGGGCGCTGGGAGAGTGGAGCCGGAGGAGAAGGGCACGCGAGCCGGGAGGGGAGGGCAGCGACTCCTGGCTTCCTAACCCCATTCCAGCATCTCTCCATCCCACACACCCGATCTCTGTCCTTACTTACCTACCCTCAGGCTCTGGAGAATGGAAATTGCTATCTCTGGAGCGATCCTTAACTTCCGGGTAAGCTAGCTGATAAGGGCAGCAAAGAATTCCCCAATACCTGCCCCCCGGGCCAGCCCAGTGTCGCCTTCCTCATCCCAGCCCACCAAAGCCCACCTCATCCCATCCCACTCCCAGACTTTCTGAAGGCAAACGTGGGGTTTCCTGGGCAAacaatcaatctctctctctctctctctctctctctctctctctctctctctttctctctctctctctctctctctctgtatatatatatatattatatatatatatatatatatatatatatatatatagtatcctCAAGTCAAGTGCATGCACTTCTAAGACTTCTAAGTCCTTCCTGGTCTTGTTCAGAATGCTCTTAAAAGgatagaatgaggaagaaaagaggattgATTTCCCTCTGGGGACGTTGTGCAAGAATCCTTTCCCCATCTTTGTAACAGGAATATTAATATGTGCATTTACGATAAATGCATCGCCATTATCACCATTGCCTCCACTACCACCAATACCACTCCTCCTGTTTCTAGTAACTATAACTGAGAccctaataactttttttaaaggcaaacgGGATCCTCCACACTCCTTGGCACTCGGTGGTTTCTGCTCAATGAAGACGCTGCACTCAAAATTGCTCCCCTccagacttacatgaagtgagatttactaagtgaagtgagcagagccaggagatcacggttcatggcaacagcaagatgatcaattgtgatggacgtggctctcttcaataaagaaatgattgatgccatttccaatgatcttgggatgaagagagccatctacacccagagagaggactgtgggaaatgagcgtgggtcacaacatagcattctcactttttgtcattgatagtttgcatttttgttttcttactcgtttattttttttatctgattcttcttgctcagcaagagaattgtataaatataaatatccaatatattggatttaacatattttaacatgtttaacatatattggattgcttgccctctaggggaggggatgggaggaaggagaaaatctgaaacaagggctatgtaagggtcaatgttgtcaaattatccgtgcaaagctttatttaaaaaataaaacataaaataaatattcctcCCCTCTAAAACAAGGTAATTTACTACCTTGTAAAGAGTAACTTACGCCTAAGTGGGGGGAAAGCTCCTGGCCAGAAAGCTGATAATAGCTGAAAGTGGCAGAGAAATTTAAAAGCTTGCAGAATGGTTTTCCCTACAAGATTTCCTCTGTAGCTCCTGCCCACATCCTGCCCACAGGATTAAGAGacagaactggaaaagatctCAGGGGTCATCTATCCTCTCACCTGAATGATGAGGCATCGCACGTCCAAAGGGGTTAtatgacttattcaaagtcacacagatagctGGGGAGGTAAAGTGGGAACCTAACTCCAGCAGACTCCAGAACCAGTTTTCTTCATCACCCCAAGGCTGCCTCTCCATTCCCATTtcctggatgaagaaactgaggaagatacCCTCAAAGACTCCTCCTTCAGAGAGGAAACTGGTGAATTTCCAAATAGATTAGACAGACATAGCTAGTGAGGGTCCCGGGCAAGACGTAAACCTCGCTCCTTCCTCCTACTCCAAAATCTTTGCTCTTTCCCATTTTGGGGCTGCTTCTCAAGTCCCATCCTCCAGACTGAGGGGGCTCAGAGAGGCTGAGAAAGTAAGCCGCAGTCCCACAGCTTGTGAGCTCACGAGCTAAGGACGGATGCCCTCTGCTTCCCTCCCGATGCCCCGCGCGACAGGACCAGCCCATCCACCCTCCGTGGGCGTCCCAGCTTCCAAACTCCCCCATCTCCCGGGTCGGAGAGTGCAAGCGAAGTGGGCAGCCACGGTTTCTCCGGACATCATCCCTGGGCTGCCCCCTCAGCCTGCTGGGAATCCCCGTGCGAGGGAGGTCACCAGGGGAGCGGCCGGCGATCCGGGCCCATCATTCCGGGGTTTGCATTTACCAGCCTCCATTCAACCTGCTCTATTGTTAGTTCAAAGTCTGGCTGCCTCTGACTCCGCTTCTCACTCACCTTCAGTTTAAAATTCTCCTCCAATAGGAAAGCTGCAGGAAATCTTAGCGCGTGGAGTTGGCGTGGTTATTCACTTCAtgatttccctcccccctcccttcctagGCTGCACCcaaatcagttttcttttctccttttttttttcccctacttgcTTCGCTAGTTACCAAGGGAGGGCGGGGCCCTCTGACAgacagttggggggggggggggcggcagTGATGGGGCGGACCCGGACCTCTTGGAGCAAGATCTAGGGTTTCACCTTTTCATCCCACTTGGTGGATACCATAGAAACAACCCATTTGTATTATTCACTTCAACAGAGGCAATTACAATGTCTCAGCAAAGCATCATGGGCTCGAAGAAACTTTATCCTGAAAGTAATCCCCAACTCGCAAGTTTGGCGAAGACCGTTTGGGAGTGGGGGCAGCGGGGACCCGCGCGGGGCCGGAGGTGATGGCTGCTTGCAAGCTGGAGCCACAAAAGAAACCAATGTGGAGCTACTTTCCATTCAGCGTAAACGTTTATCCCcagctttccttttcttccttgccCACACACAATAGCTATCTGCAAGCAAGATACTCAGACTTCTTCCCCTCAAACTGGATGACTTTTCTAAGAGCTTTTCAGGAGCTTGAAACTAGGAGAAACTGCAGGGAAGATTCGAATTTCCGCTGGGTTAGATGGAGTATATTCATAGAAGGCACAGGTGTAAGTTAAATATTAAGGGATGGTatcttaaaaagataaaatttaaaggtGAGAAatgcaccagaaaaaaaaaaaagggggaaagggaaagggaaaggtagaatgggtttgaaaagataaaattaaagggtgagaaatgcacctgaaaaaaagggaaagggaaaggtagaatggttttgaaaagacaaaattaaaaggtgagaaatgctccagaaaaaaaagagagaaagggaaaggtagaatggttttgaaaagataaaattaaagggtgagaaaTGCTCcacaaagggggggggggggggaaggtagaatggtttttaaaagataaaattaacgAGTGAGAAATGCtccagaaaagaggaaaagggaaaggtagaatggttttgaaaagataaaagtaaaggGTGAGAAatgctccagaaaaaaaaagagagagagaaagggaaaggtagaatggttttaagaagataaaattaaagagtGAGAAATGCAtcaggaagaaggggaaaggggaaggtagAGTggttttgaaaagataaaattaaagggtgagaaatgctccagaaaaaaaagggaaaggaaaaagtagaatggtttttaaaagataaaattaaagggtgagaaaTGCTCCATAAAAGGGGGGGAAGGTAGAatggtttttaaaagataaaattaaagagtGAGAAATGctccagaaaaaagggaaatggaaaggtagaatggttttgaaaagataaaagtaaaggGTGAGAAATGctccagaaaaaaagggaaaggaaaaggtagaatgatttttaaaaataaaatgaaagggtgaGAAATGCAccggaaaggggggaaaggaaagccagaatgttttttttttttaataaagtaaattaaattaaaggatgagaaatgcaccaggaaaaaagggaaaggagaagaaagaatggggcaattttttttttacataaaagaaacaagaaaggggcagctaggtgagccgtgtatagagcaccagccctgaaatcagaactacctgaattcaaattgatctcagacaagctagtacttcctagctgtgtggccctgggcaaatcacttaaccccaattgcctcagaaaagaaaattaaaaaaaaaaaaaaaaaaaaaaaaaaagcagcaagaaaaagcttttataatggagAAGATAGATAAAGTAAGGAGAGTGAACCTTACTctttcttatcagaattggctcaaagaggaataaCAAACACATTCAACTGGGGATAGAAATCTTTCTTActctgcaggaaagtaggaggggaagggaacagaaatagaagaaagggcAGCTCAGAGAAGGGGGTTAGTCGGAAATAAAACAGGGTCAGGGTGAAAGGAGACAAAGAATATAAATTGAGGGGGAGAATAGGAAGGAGTGAAATACAGTttgcaatagtaattgtgaaatgaaatttagtagcaagtttctctgataaaggcctcatttctcaacaGATAAAGCACtgagtcaattttataaaaataagattcattctccagctgataaaagatcaaaagataggaacatttttcagatgaactaatcaaagctatctataatcatgaaatggctctaaatcactattgaatggAGAAATGGCGATTAAAATTACTCTGAgttactacctcacacctattaTATTAGCTAAtaagacagaaagggaaaatgacaaatgttgaaggggtaTTGGAAAAATGAGAtgctgatgcactgttggtggagttgtgatctaATTCAGTCActttgtagagcaatttggaagtatgtccaaagggctataaaaccatgcctactttttgacctagcaatatcactactaagtctgtatccaaaaagaaaggaaaaacaaaaaggggaagacataagtacaaaaatatttgtggcagctcttttctagcaaagaattggaaactgaggagatgtcCATCGACTGGGAAGTAGATGAACAAATTGTagtgtgattatgatggaatgctaGAAGAAAaagtgtgctataagaaatgatgagtaagatggtctcagaaagacctggacttatagaaactgatacaaagtaacgagtactgtgtacaaagtaatagcaatattgtaggatgatcaattgtttgtttattattatagctttttatttacaaaacatatgcatgggtaatttttcaacattgatccttgcaaaaccttctcttccaacttttcccgtCCTActccccattctctcccctagatggcaggtagtccaatacatattaaatatgttaaatctaatatacatatatatatgcatatttatacagttatcttgctgcataaggaaaatcggatctagaaagaaagaaaaaacccaagaagaaaaacaaaaaagcaagcaaacaataacagaaagagtggaactgttatgttgtgatccacactcatttcccataattctctctgggtgtagctgatttttttctttactgaacaattggagctGGTGTgaagcatctcattgttgaggagagtcacatccatcagagttgagaagatgatcagttgtgagtgatttaactattctcagcaatatagtgatccaagacaattctgaaggacttaggatgaaaaatactatccatccaCAGattttgaatacagattgaagcatactttttctgcttcttttatttttcttgagatttttttgttcTATGTTGTCTTTCACAATTTGCATGACTACTCACGTATCgcttatatcaaattgtttgccttctcaatgagaaggATTTCCCCCaaagaggggatggggagagaagaaaggatagaattttgaactcaaaggtgggttttttttggtggggaaaggGGGTTCTgtacaatttaaattttattagagaaattttacATAGTTATCACAATTCTCAGAAAATGGTCTGTGTTTATGTGTTTCACAGGGAATATGCTAAAACTAGTACCTGTAATGCTTTTTTTGACAGCTTTACTTTGACTCATACAGTGATCATAGTCCCTGCAGTGATTAGTTATAGTATAAATCACTTAATAGTAGCTTTTTGCAACTTAAGTGCAACTGGACAGCCATTGATGGTCCACTTACTCCCAagagaataaaatacatagggtGCCATATTTTGTGTgatgatttttcaaaaagaaataaaatcctgttcattctgatggaagtggatctcttcgataaagagagccttaattgatcaaagatggacagaagcagctacacccagagaaagaacacgaggaaatgaatataaactgcttgcatttttgtttttcttcccgggttatttctaccttctgaatgcaattctccctgtgcaacaagaaaactgttcggttctgcacacatatattgtatctaggatatactgcaacctattcaacatgtaaaggactgcttgccatttgggggaaggggtggagggagggaggggaaaaatcggaacagaagtgaatgcaaggggtaatgctgtaaaaaattaccctggcatgcgttctatcaataaaaaaaaaaaagaaaaagaaataaaatcctgcTACAAAGTAGGAAGTATGAGAGAAATGATAGATCTACAAAGTATAGACATCTTATCCAGTTATGTAATTATAAAATTAGAACtcacagttttaaaaattaaattagtttttaatatgtaaCTGGGAAGGAATAAAATTCTAAAGGGGGAAGAATCTCTGATAGAACTGAGAGGACTAGAAAAGAAATTGACACTGAGAGAACTTGTCCAGTCAACCCCTCCTTGTACCGTGGGTTTCCCAGCTTGAGTATTGCTGATTCATATAGAAGCACTTGTAGAAATGATAAGTGATATCAGAAGCTCAGTTGATATGTATAATTTTTGGCTTGTTTggggggttgttttgtttttaggggTCAGATAATTTAAATTCACTAGTGGATTTAACTTTCCAAGAGCAGGgatgaaatttttcttcttcctctttcttccactgcttcctcttcttcttcttcttcttcctcctttgtaTCAGAGAATTATACACCTAGAAATAGGTCACTaggtccaatttcttcattttacatatgaagcaAATGTGGGTCTAGGGAGTTTATaggacttttccaaggtcattcAAATAGCTAACATTAGAAGTAGGATTCGAATCCAGAACCAGTATTCTAGCTGCTGCTTCATGCCTACCTCACTTCTCTAAgactcctcttcttcctcttcttcttcctcttcttcttcctcttcttcttcctcttcttctgctgcttcctcttcttcttcctcttcttcttcctcctttgtaTCAGAGAATTATAGACCAAGAAATAGGTCACTaagtccaatttcttcattttacatatgaagcaAATGTGGGTCTAAGGAGTTTATGggatttttccaaggtcattcAAATAGCTAACATTAGAAGTAGGATTCGAATCCAGAACCAATATTCTAGCTGCTGCTTCATGCCTGCCTCACTTCTCTAAgactcctcttcttcctcttcctcttcttcctcttcttcttcctcttcttcttcctcttcttccgcTGCTTCCTCTTCTTCCGCTGCCTCCGCTGCTTCCTCTTCTTCTGCTGCTTCCTCTTCTTCCGCtgcttcctcttcttcatcttcttcttcctcttcttcttcctcctcttcttctgctgcttcctcttcttcttcctcctttgtaTCAGAGAATTATACACCAAGAAATAGGTCACTaagtccaatttcttcattttacatatgaagcaAATGTGGGTCTAGGGAGTTTATgggacttttccaaggtcattcAAATAGCTAACATTAGAAGTAGGATTCGAATCCAGAACCAGTATTCTAGCTGCTGCTTCATGCCTGCCTCACTTCTCTAAGACTCCTCTTCTTCCACTTCTTCCACTTCTTCCACTTCGTCCTCTTCGTCCTCTtcgtcctcttcttcctcttcgtCCTCTTCGTCCTCTTCGTCCTCTtcgtcctcttcttcctcttcgtCCTCTtcgtcctcttcttcctcttcttcctcttcttcctcttcttcctcttcgtcctcttcttcctcttcttcctcttcttcctcttcttcctcttcttcctcttcttcctcttcttcctcttcttcctcttcttcctcttcgtCCTCTTCGTCCTCTTCGTCCTCTTTGTCCTGGATGCCAAGgtctgcatcccaggccatcgccagtcttcttgactttagtcCTGCCATTGTGTAGTGATCTTTTCCCCAaattcagccaggtgataaaagttcagatgttttattgtctctaatatagcccggttagcttagaggtctatctctctgcttgattccaagagctcttgcagttttgtcctttgcttctgcctctgctttcttcagccttcagagccagcaccaagttgaatctgtcttgcctcggagagggcttctggagtaattcagctgaaatctcccaaagtgctctgtgtctgcatcagagtgctcctctccaatccagctgaactctcttctgccaccagccagccaagtggaatttattctggaatagatctctcttcactggccttatatctgactcttctgagagaatgggattatgggttttctcccatagtgctctctggccctaagagctttaagggaggtgtgaattcccaaagttacaaagtttactttgtgaagctggcaaacttgtgaactccgatgagtaaaggtgtaaacacaagcattgtactaattagttctacttagtaccttgtttcaggttctggcccaaaatatcttcttgtaagatcagatcaactctaattagttagcagtttgtaaggattccaacatctccctgtttcttttgttttagaacatagggtggtcatgacctccctgacttctcaaggaggtaagaacccccaaaaaaggtgatcacgccttccctgacacctcaggaagggagatgaaaacaccaaaggaaataggaagtcaaatcagatgagcgggtttctgaaggggctcacttgaaacaggtacacataaatccatcaatatgggccagaactttgaaacagatatacatggtatatgtaaatccatcaatatgggaggcattatacataatttacataagcacatagcaatataacacaggctagtagtaatgtaacaaataacatgaatcatcctgaaaatttacaaatgtccacaaatcctagaaatagtccaaaaaggattccattgtccattagttcatgtaccaggaatccaatagttcctgtaagccctgaagtactgcaaaagtctcatcaacaatttttcatcttaaggaatccaatgattcttgctgttttttcaagaactgaaacagtctcatcttgtcttaggaaatccaatgattcctgaagattttaaaagtgcttttaacagtctcattgtcagccatctgattatttctccatctgtggaaatataagcagatcctcttccccaagcagttaacctaattccctactatttaccaaatttgggatttctcctcatcatctggtaattacattggagctgtttgcactggatattgccttgttgtcttaaaaggcctgtattcttcccaactgtaatcctgattgcttttctgttggttgatgacatcagagtcctgaatttctaaagtctctctgggtgtaacctcagctgctatcatgccccacctgtcctttgattgatactttggagctgggtcctgcctcttcttcctctggctcaatatacatttagaggcccagtgaaagcctccgttacattttggacatggggtttggggttttctctcaccctgttttctcactcttatctccatatctacaatgagctctcaaatgtccaacttttccgcactga
Proteins encoded in this region:
- the LOC127556971 gene encoding WAS/WASL-interacting protein family member 3-like, encoding MGLEMGQKHTIVKHSTTWRGRAPEQDEVQSHNGPPQSPELNDTGSGNRRLGHLRETQRHALLGAGRGRGVGVETVHPWSPSALSLRSNLEKAPLTHQHPLTHARARTNKTAVPGKSLSRTHVRAPRQKRRPWPRPGTPGEKAPRPGWGRGSLETTEQRLHPRGHRAEPSSSGGGWRRGHDTPSGGGPPLLGRGSGARLRAPLPAHLGNHRPNKPTRPPQTSARRVRAGRGAAPETRERLCEAARRPSRRPQSTHPPSAFPLILLSAAPANWQLRGTRGSRAELAEPPPPPPPLPPPPAVLCYTCKTTAFPASPTKKEGAARGERGPSVLHKRVPEPCSGGEDWGAAAATAPAAATSYFPIQISGRPGSGTPPPTSLPRSSRGNQELESQRTERSSGSRRQRAKDWGLEAGGAGRVEPEEKGTRAGRGGQRLLAS